In Lolium rigidum isolate FL_2022 chromosome 3, APGP_CSIRO_Lrig_0.1, whole genome shotgun sequence, the genomic window GTACTGTACTTTCTTATCCGTTCGTCCAATAACTAATTGCTGATGGGATCCATTCTTGTTATTTAAGGATGTTCCATTTGAACTTAAAGATGTTGTGTGCTCCGAAGTAATATATGAGGGCGACCGTTGCTACTATCATACCAATTTCACTACAAAGATGAAAGGAGCAAAGACAACTGACAATCTATTCTTTGCGGAAGTCACACATATGCCAGGAGAAGACGGAAAATTGGTAGTCAGCTGTATCTGCAGGGTTGATACTTTTGATAATGGTATTCTGTTCTCTTATCATAAGGATTACTGAAATACTGTTTATTATTTGCATTAACTAACAACTTATCTGTTATAGTCTTTCTGACTTAGTATACAGTATCTGAATCGACCTATTTGTTTGTGCCTTATGTCATCTGATCCATTATCCTTGAGCTTTGCATTCATTATCTCTCAAACTGCTTCACGCACATCCATGTGTCACGTGTCTCTTTTATTACCTTCAGTTAATTCACTGTCATTATTTAAAGGCTCTCATCTCCCTCTTTCTGTAAACAAAGGTCAATGCTACGGTTGTGGAAGTAATATGAAGCACCCAAATGCTGATGCATACAACGGTGGTCACTCTAAGGATTTTAAGTTTTTTCACATTGGTGACGGATGTCGTGGACCTAATATCGACACCGCGAAGACTATGGATGATGTAAGTATTATGGTTTTTTTCCCGGCAACCTAGCATTTGACATTTTACGTTACTGTATTCATTATTAATTGAATGATCGTGTTTGACAGTGGAAAGCTGAGGAGGCAAGGGTAAGAAGATTGTTCGAGGTAAAAGACATATCTTGTGTGGTACATTACCATTTTTAGTAGCATGATGTGGGTTACTTGGTTGATCGTTCATGTTTGTGTATTTGTTGTTGTTAGGGCCTTGATGATCCAAGTGTTGTGGCGAGACTCATGGAACCACCTAAGTTTGAGTTTGGAGCAAACATGGCCACTGATGACGAAGTAGATTGTTTCATGGAGTCGATCATGGGGCCATACAATGGCAGCACTGAAATCATAGATGCTAGTACTGCAGAAAGATTTAGAGCGCAACTAAAGTAGCTCGGAGCTTTCTTGTGACTACATAGTTTGCCACCAGGGAAGCCTTTCAATACCAAGTTATGCACCCAAGTTGATGTATGATTCTTCTGTGAACCTTGGTGAAGTTGCAAGGTTAACAAAATTTCTCTTATCAAGGTAATTTTCTTGTCTAGCAATACTCCTGCTTTGTTTGATGTAGCATAGGGATGATTATGGTGATCCTTAGGCATTTGTCTTCAGAAAAAAAAAGGGTTGTGTACAGTAGGGGTGTTCAAACCTGGTTTGGATTCAAACCCTTGTTGTACGGCATCAGTATTCCAGGAAACCTTAGGATGACACCCTGTCGTATCATGCCCCTAAAATACATGCACTTGTTTTAAGCTTGTGTTGTATAGTGGTTTAGGACTTGAGGACATACTTGCGTTGCGTGGTACTATAGTATTTACTTTTCTGTTTAGCTTTACACCTGTTCATGATATATATATGGACGCAAGTATAGAGATGTCTGTAAATTAAGGAACCTGGTGAGAATGGTAGTTTGTAGATGATCTTATGGTGAATAGCTTCAGAAGTTCTATGTGTGTCCACTCCCATTTATCACCACACCTATGTTCGTTCAGAATTAGCTCCTTGGATCTGTGCCTATGCATTATATTCTGTTCTTTCTAGCATTTCTTTATGGCAACCTGCTTATCCATTGTTCTCCTTTTCTGATGTGCGCAAAGCAGTGCTGCTGTGGTTCTTGGTGGTTGTCAGTGTGAAGCTGGGGCGTCCCCACATCGTCCACCACACAGTGGAGCTGAAGCAGGCGCGCAAGTTTGTGGTCTGTCGCGGCTACCTTGTGGCCAAGATGCTCCTTGACGTCTCTCCAACCTCCGAGCTGTCTCCCTGGAGGACGGCGGGATGTGGCCTGTCCTCAAGTGCAACTCCTGTCCTTGAAGTGAAACACCTGCCCGCATGTAGCAACAGGTTTAACTTGGTTCTGACGTAGAGTTAGCCCTCTGCAAACACAGTAATCTATGCACATGCGTTCGAACCTCTCACTTGTTACAGTAGAAATGGTAGGATTGATGAAACCGTGAGGGTGAAGTGGTAGCGATAATTGGTCATTTGCTTGTTTATTATGCGGGTGCACCCCATTCTTTTTGTGACACTTTCAAGTTTaagaaaaaaattaaactaaaattctagacatatattgtgttgtatcttgtgcatctgcgaagtttcatccaaaaatatgataaTATGTGTTGGATTTAACCGTCGCTAATTGTTATTGCATTTTGGAGAAATTTGCCAGAGCAAGCTATATGAAAAACTATCTATGATACTATAACTTAGATCAGGAACCTAATTGTAAATTCTCACAATTTTGATACTATACCACTGAATTGGAATATATATACCTATGCAACACTGTCATCTTTCTTTGGCTGTGAGTGTGCACTTCTATATATAATATGGTGACCCTCTTAATATTGATAACCAAATGCGTCAAACAGCCATATCCGGACAACGCTGCATCGAAGCAAAAAAGAAAAGACAAGTCATGCATGCAAAGGTGGATAAAAAGGAGACGGGCAGTGGCAGGCAAGGGAGCCAAGATGCCATTGGAGAGAGCACTGCAGTTACCATAATAGGATGTTAATTTATAGAATGTGTTTTAATAAAAAAGTAACAACTGAACTTTGTTTGAAATGCACAGCTTTTtagaagaaacattttcgtttatGCTTCCAAATTAGCTTATGAATCCGATGTGATGCAGACTGGAGTACCTGCTTCTCATTATTTGATCACTACTCTTGCTTCTGTACTTTACTGAAGATCATTTATGTAATATTAGATGGtccattgtcatcttcatcaggaTTATAAGGTAACCATCTGAACCATTGACTTTCATTGTCAAAATAAATATGTTTGGCCACTCTATAGAAAATGTCCAAAAAGTATTGGAGAGTGAATTAATCACCGAGGTAAATTGGCAGCATGATGATTCTTAAAAACGGCCACTTAGAAGAAGCAgcattcattttttatttttttttgaaatgggggaaatatcgccccagcttctgcatccaagggatgcacacgactttttattagattatttacAATAACTTACAagaagcaatacaaaagatcaaactcgaagccacctcgctaaacctatagtgggatgaagagggtgacaatacaccaactcacatcatccagaaaaccaaatgtcttcccaggccgccaatagcagatgagaaacaCATCCAGTCAAACAAACTCTCAACGCACGCCAACGCCCACGCCATAGGagctgctaccgccgtcttcctcgactccatcttcaagagggatcatcgcattgaccttgccaggcctgccatcgatgccgccacggcgtcAGACGACAACACCATCCTGCGCGTGTCCATCACACTGCGTCCGtctccgagacaccactgcaccatgccgcggagactcgacgacgccgacacaacaaagaacaccgctccacctcagcaccaccaccatccgcTGTCTGCTccaaaacgatgcccccaacaggtAGAACGGCGCTgcacgccgccatcgtccgatccggaagacccgggtctagggtttcccctggagcagcgcAGGCAAAGAACGCAGATTGcaaagacaatgccttcaacaaggtaacgacaaacatgcgccaccatcatccgccatgaccgaagtcagggccggctttcaccggtaGCTACGCCTCACCATCGGGAGCTAGACgacggatcgcgagatccgctaaagctagccacacaactagccgatctcctccggcggaAGAAAAGACCACCACCGCCATGTATAGAGTAGAAACTCCAGGCGCCCTCGTGAAGCGGAAGGGACCCAAACAAAGACCGCACGCCGCTGCCCGCAGGAGCCCGCCCACCCCCTCCGCCCGATCCCCATGGGGACCGGATCAGATTGAAAGGAGAAGCCGCTGCATCTTGCGGCCACCGGATCCGCTGTGGCCGCCGTCCCTTCGCTGCACCGAcgagcgccgtcgtcgccgcaaCTCGGCGTCAAGAGgacatccgccgccgccaccacaccgCCCAGGCTTTGCCTGGCGATGCTGCCGGCAGCTGCGGCGGAGAGGAGAACGCCGGGAGGGGTGCTGGAGTGGGCGGGTGGAGGTGGGCgccccggcggcggcgtggcgccgcCGCGCGGGGGCGGGTTAGGGTTGGGAGTCGGGGGCGGGTCGGCAGCATTCATTCTTATCAACTTGGTTTCCATTTTGGTCCTCAATATTTAGAAATTATATGAGATGACACTGAGTGGTGCATGAATGTTATTTTTAGGAATGCCTCCGCAGACTGGTGGCAGCATGCTTGTGGCTCGCTCTCTAATAGCAGAACGTTTCTTCTAGGAGTGAGGTTCTGTCCCAACAATTaggaaaagaaaagcaaaaaatgGATATTGCAGGGCTAGGAGTTAGTTTTATCAATGAACAAGAATGTCCCATAAAGTCGGATTACAAATCACATAAGTATAACTGAGTTGACTTTCTAATTAAGTTGGAATTTCATATATTATGTTGCTTAGTTTTGTGAATGGCACTCTCATACTGATACTTACTACTGCTTTGTCTTAGTCAACACAAGATATAAATTTTAGGTTGTTATGCATAGATAATGTCCATTTACAGATTTGTATCTAATTGTATTAGATGCAAAGTAGTTTTGTTTTGCAAAATAATGTGGCTATCACTTTACATAGTTTGAATTATCATGTGTTAACTTCCCATGTGTGGAAAGACAAAATATTTGAgagatccgtagcaacgcacgagcatttAACTAGTTTTTGTGGTATTACAGACACCACTTGTCGTGTGTGGAAGGAGGTGCCTAAGGTCGTCTTTTTAGAGATTTCCGCAACTCGTCCAAAAGAAAAACCAAGTTCGTAAGATAGAAGAGCCATTGGTTCCTCTTGTTGTTGGCAAAGTGGGCATGAGCGGAGCGGGCATTcatggttgtttctctcctcgAGCTAAGGCGAGCTCGGCAATCACGGCTCCGGTCATGCATATCTTGCCTGAGCTAATGAAGCTGTGTGGTGATGTGCTTACGCCTCCTTCCGTCGAGGAAGTGAGGCCCGTCTCACACGAGTCCTCGGATATGGCTTCTCCGCCGTGTCTTGGCTTTGAGAAGTGTGATATTATTGACGCTGCAGTCTCTCTCTCACCTGAGTTTGATAGGCAGGTGGTTCCTATTGGTGATGAGGTTTCAGAGTCTGGACTGTTGTCAGCGGTGCCTGGAGCGGTCGTCGCCAGAGAAGTTTGCGATTTTCTCGCTACCTTGGCTATTGCCTACGCTGGACCTGCACCCTATGTCGTAGCTTATCCTTTACGGCTCGATGTTGGAGTGTTGTGTTTGAGTGTTTGTAAGTATCGCGATGTTGGAGTGTGTTGGTTGTGGGTGTGTGGGTATGTTGTTTGTGTGGGCTCGGTCCGTCGTAGGTTTTCGGTCAGTTTTCTCATAGAATCTGAGCACACTCttcttaacaaaaaaaaaaaaaaaaaccgcgcCTAGGCCTTTTGTCACCACGAAGTCAGCCGCGAGGCTACAAATACGGCCCACCGGCCTCTCGACCTGGCAAAACAAAAGCAAGAGAGAAAAGCAAAGTTAAGAAGAGCTCTCGACTACTGAAACCCTACCcggtgccccgccgccgccgtcgcctctcgCTCTCGCCGTACACCCTTGCACCCCAAAACTCAATCTTTCTCTCCCACCCGACCCGATCTGATCCGATTCGTGCGTGCTCGTCTAGGTTTCCATCCGCCGCGCCGCCAGGAGAGCAGGGGTTGAAGAAGGCCAGCGCCACCATGGCGGACGAAGAGCATATGGAGAGGAAGGAGGAGGCCACCGAGGTGAAAAGCGCTCTCTTTTTCTCTGTCTCCTCTCTTCCGTTTCGCGCAGCTGCTTCGGGGGATTCGTCTTTGGTTTGGGCGGCGAATAGGCTACCCGAAGGAAGGGGACGGGTTAGGGTTTCGTGCTTATGAATCCGCGACGATGGGGGCGATATGTTGTCGATTTGTGTGCATACTAGGTTATTGAAGAACGAGTTATTCTGCGAAGCCAAGGCATAGGTTTGGTTGATGCGCGATGTGTCGTCAGATGCAAGGGCTGTGCCGGTTTGTTCTCTGGGTTGGAATGTAAAGCCAAATTATTCAACTTATTCTGATTTGTTTCACGTGCGAGAGAGCTGAAGTCAAGCCTAGGATTTCAAGCTCATGTAGCATTGAACAGCAGTATGTGGTTGGCTAAAACATTTGAACTCTTAATGTTTGCTATACGACTGTAGTGTCGCCTGATGCAAAGTTACTGGCGTGGTGTACTATATATTATTAAGTCCACTTTGGTTCGGAATAGCTATCACCTGCTTGTTGGTGTTTGATATATATAGATTCGATTTTCCCTTGTCTTGTCTGTAGGGCATGCTTATTGACAATGTTTGTGGTATTTTGCAGATCGCCCCTTTCGATccaaccaagaagaagaagaagaagaaggttgtGATCCAAGATCCAGCTGACGAGGTTGATAAGTTGGCAGAGAAGACAGAAAGCTTGGCAGGTTTGTTTTGTATGCTGCAAAAGATGGTTTCATGATCTGCTTGCTACTCTTGTTGAAACTTGTATGCATTGTTTTCAGTCGCTGAGTCTGGCGAGCCAAGCTTCGCAGGattgaaaaagaagaagaagaaacaggtCAGTTCCTTAGGCCAAGTTTATTGTTTCTGTCCTATGTTTTGATTATTTTTATGCTGTCAAGAAAAAGATGTTGTGAGATGTGCGCTATCCTATTTTGTACATCAAATTAAATTCTCATATCCCATTCTCCTCTTATATGTATCTCATATGTTTTGGAGATCAATTCCTTTATGCAATTTTCTACAACTCACTTATGCTCAAATTTCAGGTGGAACTTGACCCATCGCTTGTTGAGGCTGCTGATGGTGAAGACACTCTTGGTAAATATATTGATCATTAGTAGTTCTATTTTCCCTCGGCATTGTATTTGCTGCAGTCTCTGAGCATGTGATTTCCAGATGATCAAattggagaggatgaacaaggagaAGGGATTGTGTTGGGTGGAGTGACCCAATACCCGTGGGAAGGGACTGATAGAGATTACAAGTATGACGAGGTAATTGATACTTCATTTCTGTTAAAGTTTCATTATCCTGTTGCTATTGTATGTGGACAAATGATAGACCATGAGCTCTATGaacaaataaatagaaaagatcaTGAGTGTTTTCTTTAAAAGCAGTAAGGCGGTACCTTCTCTCACACCATCAGTATATCTTCACAAGGCATATTTCGTAAGGTGGTACAGTGTATATATTGAGAGTGCtgtattttttttgtgtgtttcttGATTTAGCTATTTCTTTGCTGTTTATACTGTAGATGCTCTGGTACATAATTAGCATGTTGGGCAGTGCCAATTTTTTATCGTTTTCAATTGCATTACCTTTTCTGAAACCTTATCACTAATTTGTTTGGTTACAGCTGCTTGGCAGAGTCTTCAATATCCTGCGTGAGAATAATCcagatcttgctggtgatagacgAAGAACAGTTATGAGGCCCCCTCAAGTTCTTAGAGAAGGCACAAAGAAGACAGTTTTTGTGAACTTCATGGACTTGTGCAAAACGTATGATTCTTCCTTGTTTTCACTCCTTTTGATCTTGTTCCCCTGTTAGTTTGTTTTCATTCGAAAATCATAAGGCTGTCATGAGCTAATTTAAGTGGTATTTCTACTTACCAGAATGCATAGGCAACCTGAGCATGTGATGATGTTTTTACTTGCTGAGATGGGAACAAGTGGATCCCTTGATGGGCAACAGAGGTTGGTTATCAAAGGAAGATTTGCCCCGAAGAACTTTGAAGCAATACTGAGGAGATATATCAGTAAGTTTGCTGTTTCTTTCATGACTGCGGTTTCAGCTCCTTTTCTGCGTCTTTTATGTGCAAGTAGTGGTAGCACTAGATGCACTTAGgagaagaaaatgcataaattttCTATATTCTTATCTCTGAGCTGctttaattttttatgctcaatgGACTAACTTCTGCTATCGCAATTTCACTCGTTTCAGATGAATATGTCATATGCAATGGATGCAAGAGTCCAGATACTATCCTTTCCAAGGAGAATCGGTTGTTCTTCCTACGTTGTGAACAGGTAAGCACCCTATTATTCTGCGCAGACGAGTTACACTAAGCAGTTTGAATTTGATCATGTTTATATCTTCTGTTTCTTGTAcaaattttcctaattttggtTTTATCTGTGTTTTGCCTTTGATAACTTTCCAGACTGCATTTTGTGACAAGTATTTGTGTAATACTATCTGCAAGAGCTCAGGCTCAAAATCCATCATagttttttctttttggattgCATTGTCATCTTTTGCTGAACCTAGATATTGCAAGTGCTATTATTTGGTTACATTGTTTGACAAATATgttatgtgaacatttgaggtttaaAGCTGTACCATAGGTCCTTGGTATTCCTTTTTATTGTTTTAAGCTATTATGTTCTGTTTTTTATGTTTACGTTCAGTTATAGTGTTTCCCATGTCTACTCTCTACCTATGATGAATTGCAAACTGTATTGCCTACATTGGTTGATCAATCTTATGAGAAACTTCTGCAATTTCTGAGGATGGTTAATTGCCATTTATTTAGTCAGCTGCATTTTTAAACGTAGAATTTATAATCTGTATTCAAATGAGAATCTAGTTTCTACGTATAATGAGTTGCAAACTGTATTTGGTTGCCACTTATGTAGTTCTGTCCATGATGAGCTGCTGAGTTATTTGGTTACATTGTTTGACAAACATGTTGAGAATTGAGATTTAAGGCTGTTCCATAGGTTCTTGGTATTCCTTTTTATTGTTTTAAGCTTTTATGTTCTGTTTTTATGTTCACATTCAATTAATTAATAGTATTTCCCCGTGTCTAGTCTCTACCTATGATGAGTTGCAAACTGTATTGCCTACATTGGTTGATCAATCTTATGAGAAACTTCCGCAACTTCTGAGGATGGAACGTTGCCATTTATATAGTCAGCTGCATTTTTAAATGTAGAATTTAGAATCTCTATACAATTGAGAATTTAGTTT contains:
- the LOC124698288 gene encoding uncharacterized protein LOC124698288, with protein sequence MKGAKTTDNLFFAEVTHMPGEDGKLVVSCICRVDTFDNGQCYGCGSNMKHPNADAYNGGHSKDFKFFHIGDGCRGPNIDTAKTMDDWKAEEARVRRLFEGLDDPSVVARLMEPPKFEFGANMATDDEVDCFMESIMGPYNGSTEIIDASTAERFRAQLK
- the LOC124702394 gene encoding eukaryotic translation initiation factor 2 subunit beta yields the protein MADEEHMERKEEATEIAPFDPTKKKKKKKVVIQDPADEVDKLAEKTESLAVAESGEPSFAGLKKKKKKQVELDPSLVEAADGEDTLDDQIGEDEQGEGIVLGGVTQYPWEGTDRDYKYDELLGRVFNILRENNPDLAGDRRRTVMRPPQVLREGTKKTVFVNFMDLCKTMHRQPEHVMMFLLAEMGTSGSLDGQQRLVIKGRFAPKNFEAILRRYINEYVICNGCKSPDTILSKENRLFFLRCEQCGSSRSVAPIKAGFVAQVGRRKAGT